A single Coleofasciculaceae cyanobacterium DNA region contains:
- a CDS encoding efflux RND transporter permease subunit: MLNSILKWSIVQRWLVVIGAIVVTIWGSYNLTQMPLDVFPDFAPPQVEIQTEAPGLAPEEVESLITLPIESAVNGTPGVETVRSSSAVSISVVKVIFKWGTDVYQARQLVTERLQQVQEKLPEDVENPQISPISSPIGTVVQYAFTAQTTSLMEVRRLIDRDVTNRLLAIPGISQVIAYGGDVRQYQVLVDPAKLKAFNITLDEVTTAAREANVNAAGGFLINPDQEIIIRGMGRIESIEQLVNSAITARNGTPVLLKDIADVKIGAALKRGDGSLNGQTAIVVMVNKQPQYDTPTVTKEIEMAMEEVKAALPKDVTVTETFRQENFIEFAIKNVTDSLRDGIIIVSIILLLFLMNWRTAIITLSAIPLSVLIGMLILSWFGQGINTMTLGGLAVAIGSVVDDSIVDMENAYRGLRKNQLADNPVHPFQVVYDTSVEVRVSVIFSTVIIAVVFAPIFSLTGVEGRIFTPMGVAYLVSIFASTLVAMTLSPALCAILLTKRPLPSDDTWVSALSQRIYRPLLNFATRSPNIILIVAGASLVASLAILPSLGRVFLPEFQEPSLVNAMLLYPGSSLEATNQVGIVMQDALKEDKRFKTVQLRAGRAPGDADAGGVNLGHLDVELSEEGLKDREGSIEKLREEFARIPGVAPNIGGFISHRMDEVLSGVRSAIAIKVFGSDLKELRRLGSEVEAVVQDIEGLVDLQLEPQVPIKQLQIQFNREAAARYGLSVGNLAEMVETALNGTVVSQVLQEQQLFDLVVWLGEEARNNLDVIRNLLIDTPTGQKIPLAQVANIDYGTGPNTINRESVSRLIVVSANVSGRDLGSVVDEIQDRVRQSVLLPTGYFIQYGGQFESEQRATQNLLIYGGLAIVIIAVLMYFAVKSVEAMLMIMINLPLALVGGIFSIAIGGGIISVASLVGFITLFGVATRNGLLLVDNYNNKLAEGMPLRQVIFEGSIERLVAILMTALTSALGMIPLVIGTGAGKEILQPLAIVVLGGLFTSTALTLLVLPALYAKFGKFLIPKSNMSVVEDGKVISEVIKI, translated from the coding sequence ATGCTCAACTCTATCCTCAAGTGGTCGATCGTTCAACGGTGGCTGGTGGTTATAGGAGCCATTGTCGTCACAATCTGGGGTTCGTATAATCTTACCCAAATGCCTTTGGATGTCTTTCCTGACTTTGCTCCGCCACAGGTAGAAATCCAAACGGAAGCCCCAGGACTCGCTCCCGAAGAGGTTGAATCGTTAATTACCCTGCCGATTGAAAGTGCGGTCAATGGTACGCCTGGTGTAGAAACAGTGCGTTCTTCCTCAGCAGTCAGTATTTCCGTAGTTAAAGTCATCTTTAAGTGGGGAACAGATGTTTATCAAGCGCGTCAGTTGGTAACTGAGCGATTGCAACAGGTACAGGAAAAATTACCAGAAGACGTTGAAAATCCGCAAATTTCTCCGATTTCTTCTCCGATTGGTACAGTCGTTCAGTACGCCTTCACAGCCCAAACAACTTCACTGATGGAAGTGAGACGCTTAATCGATCGCGATGTGACCAACCGATTGCTAGCTATACCAGGGATTTCTCAAGTCATTGCCTATGGGGGAGATGTGCGCCAATATCAGGTATTGGTCGATCCAGCCAAGTTAAAAGCCTTTAATATTACCTTAGATGAAGTAACCACAGCTGCTAGAGAAGCTAATGTTAATGCAGCAGGCGGTTTTTTAATTAATCCCGACCAAGAAATTATTATTCGTGGCATGGGGCGCATCGAGTCGATTGAGCAACTGGTAAATTCTGCGATAACCGCTCGTAATGGCACACCCGTGTTACTTAAAGATATAGCGGACGTGAAGATTGGAGCTGCTTTAAAGCGTGGGGATGGCAGTTTAAATGGTCAAACCGCTATTGTAGTTATGGTTAACAAACAACCTCAGTACGATACTCCTACCGTTACTAAAGAGATTGAAATGGCGATGGAAGAGGTCAAAGCTGCACTGCCTAAAGATGTAACAGTAACGGAAACTTTTCGTCAGGAAAATTTTATTGAATTTGCGATCAAAAACGTTACTGATTCTCTCCGTGACGGAATTATTATTGTTTCGATTATCCTATTATTGTTTTTGATGAACTGGCGCACTGCCATTATCACCCTCAGTGCAATTCCTTTATCGGTTCTGATTGGAATGCTGATTTTAAGCTGGTTCGGTCAGGGGATTAATACCATGACTTTAGGTGGTTTAGCAGTGGCAATTGGTTCGGTAGTAGATGACTCGATTGTCGATATGGAAAATGCCTATCGGGGTTTGCGAAAGAATCAGTTAGCAGACAATCCCGTGCATCCTTTCCAAGTGGTTTATGACACCTCAGTAGAAGTACGAGTCAGCGTTATTTTTTCCACGGTAATTATTGCGGTTGTCTTTGCGCCTATTTTTTCGCTGACGGGAGTAGAAGGGCGTATTTTTACACCTATGGGTGTTGCTTACCTAGTATCGATTTTTGCTTCTACCCTTGTGGCAATGACCTTATCTCCAGCACTATGCGCAATTTTACTAACCAAACGACCTTTGCCATCGGATGATACTTGGGTTAGTGCCTTGTCGCAACGAATTTATCGACCTCTACTTAATTTTGCTACCCGTTCCCCCAACATTATTTTAATAGTGGCAGGAGCTTCTTTAGTCGCTTCTTTGGCAATTTTGCCAAGTTTAGGACGGGTATTTTTGCCAGAGTTTCAAGAACCATCACTAGTCAATGCGATGCTGCTTTATCCAGGAAGTTCTCTAGAAGCAACCAATCAAGTTGGAATAGTAATGCAGGATGCCCTCAAAGAAGATAAACGATTTAAGACAGTGCAGTTGAGGGCTGGACGCGCCCCAGGCGATGCGGATGCAGGCGGAGTAAACCTGGGTCATCTGGATGTGGAATTGAGCGAAGAGGGATTGAAAGACAGAGAGGGGAGTATTGAAAAGTTACGAGAGGAATTTGCTAGAATTCCTGGAGTCGCTCCTAATATTGGCGGATTTATTTCCCACCGCATGGATGAAGTATTGTCTGGAGTGAGAAGTGCGATCGCCATTAAAGTTTTTGGTTCTGATTTAAAAGAACTACGCCGTCTGGGTTCTGAAGTAGAAGCAGTTGTACAAGATATTGAGGGGCTAGTAGATTTACAGCTTGAACCCCAAGTTCCAATCAAACAACTACAAATTCAATTTAACCGAGAAGCAGCTGCTCGCTACGGGTTAAGCGTCGGTAATCTAGCTGAAATGGTGGAAACAGCACTCAACGGAACAGTCGTCTCTCAAGTTCTCCAAGAACAACAACTATTTGACCTAGTAGTTTGGTTAGGGGAAGAAGCTCGCAACAACTTAGATGTTATCCGTAACTTACTAATCGATACACCTACAGGTCAAAAAATCCCCCTTGCTCAAGTTGCCAACATCGATTACGGAACTGGACCTAACACAATTAATCGAGAAAGCGTTTCTCGTCTCATTGTTGTTTCTGCCAATGTATCGGGTCGAGATTTGGGTTCAGTTGTAGATGAAATTCAAGATCGGGTACGTCAGTCGGTGTTGTTGCCTACGGGCTATTTTATTCAATACGGCGGTCAATTTGAATCGGAACAACGAGCGACTCAGAATTTATTAATCTATGGAGGACTGGCAATTGTCATTATTGCAGTTTTAATGTACTTTGCTGTAAAATCCGTAGAAGCTATGCTGATGATTATGATTAACTTGCCTCTAGCACTGGTGGGAGGTATATTTTCTATTGCCATAGGAGGTGGAATTATCTCTGTAGCCTCGCTGGTGGGATTTATTACTTTATTTGGAGTGGCAACGCGCAATGGATTGCTGCTGGTGGATAACTATAACAATAAGCTAGCAGAAGGAATGCCTTTACGGCAGGTCATTTTTGAGGGTTCTATAGAACGTTTGGTGGCTATTTTGATGACAGCATTGACCTCTGCTTTGGGAATGATTCCGTTGGTTATTGGCACGGGTGCGGGTAAAGAAATTTTGCAACCTCTAGCCATAGTCGTGCTGGGGGGTTTGTTCACTTCTACAGCGTTAACTTTGTTGGTATTACCCGCTTTGTACGCTAAGTTTGGCAAGTTCTTGATACCCAAGTCAAATATGTCAGTTGTTGAGGATGGCAAGGTAATTTCGGAGGTAATTAAAATCTGA